One window from the genome of Paraclostridium sordellii encodes:
- the asnB gene encoding asparagine synthase (glutamine-hydrolyzing), translating to MCGHVFIYNKKGNVDRHLLEELTEKINHRGPDDTGYFVKDNVGFGFKRLSIIDLAHGHQPFNKKQATIIFNGEIYNHEELRDDLIEKGHTFSTDSDTEVLLTSYIENGKEAVKDLRGMFAFVIYNEETNTIFGARDHFGIKPLYYTENDEYIAFGSEYKSLIPLVKEKDVDNKSLQNYLSFQYVPNYKTMMKDIKKVPNGTCFTIENNEIKFEKYFEANFTNEKTVTKEDVYNILNDSVKHHMISNVEVGTFLSGGIDSTIIASLASKINPKIKSFSVGFEVDGYNELKVAKKTADALNIENIQIRVNQEDYIKALPQVMYNLDDPLADPSCVGIYFLSKEARKHVTVVLSGEGADEFFAGYNIYKEYDSVKPFLNLSDNMNHALNKIFKKLPNVRGKNYLLRATTPLEKRYIGNAKIFENNEVKEIVNNFDKNNTYDKLLKPLYDDCKKKNYDYVTTMQDIDINTWLEGDILLKGDKMSMASSIELRVPFLDKEVFEVAKNLRLDQKISNKNTKVLLREAFKDAVPPHMVEKKKLGFPTPIRVWLKSDLGKYVRNVINTSKTDDIINKEYAINLLDEHIRGFKDNSRKVWTVFAFCLWHQIFVEGISIDSL from the coding sequence ATGTGTGGACACGTATTTATATACAATAAAAAGGGCAATGTAGATAGACATTTATTAGAAGAGCTAACAGAAAAGATAAATCACAGGGGACCAGATGACACGGGATACTTTGTAAAAGATAACGTTGGATTTGGATTTAAAAGATTAAGTATAATAGACTTAGCTCATGGACACCAACCATTTAACAAAAAACAAGCTACTATAATTTTTAATGGTGAAATATATAACCATGAAGAATTAAGAGATGATCTTATAGAAAAAGGGCATACATTCTCAACGGATTCAGATACAGAGGTTTTATTAACTTCATATATAGAAAATGGAAAGGAGGCAGTTAAAGATTTAAGAGGTATGTTTGCATTTGTAATATATAATGAAGAAACAAATACTATATTTGGAGCAAGAGATCATTTTGGTATAAAACCTTTATACTATACTGAAAATGATGAATATATAGCATTTGGATCAGAATATAAATCTTTAATACCTTTAGTAAAAGAAAAAGATGTAGATAATAAAAGCCTACAAAATTACTTATCTTTCCAATATGTTCCAAATTATAAAACTATGATGAAAGATATAAAAAAGGTACCTAATGGAACTTGTTTTACTATAGAAAATAATGAAATAAAATTTGAAAAGTATTTCGAAGCAAACTTTACAAATGAAAAAACAGTTACAAAAGAAGATGTGTATAACATATTAAATGACTCAGTTAAGCATCATATGATATCTAATGTTGAAGTTGGAACATTCTTATCAGGAGGAATAGATTCAACTATAATAGCTAGTTTAGCATCTAAAATAAATCCAAAAATAAAATCTTTTTCTGTAGGATTTGAGGTTGATGGGTATAATGAGTTAAAAGTTGCAAAGAAAACAGCTGATGCTTTAAATATAGAAAATATACAAATAAGAGTAAACCAAGAAGATTATATAAAAGCTTTACCCCAAGTTATGTACAACCTAGATGATCCTTTAGCAGATCCATCTTGTGTTGGAATATACTTCTTATCAAAAGAAGCAAGAAAACATGTAACGGTTGTTTTATCAGGAGAAGGTGCTGATGAGTTTTTCGCAGGATATAACATATACAAAGAATATGACAGTGTAAAACCATTTTTAAACTTATCAGACAATATGAATCATGCTTTAAATAAAATATTTAAAAAATTACCTAATGTAAGAGGTAAAAATTACCTTCTACGAGCTACTACTCCGCTTGAAAAAAGATATATAGGAAATGCTAAAATATTTGAAAATAATGAAGTAAAAGAAATAGTTAATAATTTTGATAAAAATAATACTTACGATAAGTTATTAAAGCCATTATATGATGATTGTAAGAAGAAAAATTATGACTATGTAACAACTATGCAAGATATAGATATAAATACATGGTTAGAAGGAGACATTTTATTAAAAGGTGATAAAATGTCAATGGCATCATCAATAGAACTTAGAGTTCCGTTTTTAGATAAAGAAGTATTTGAAGTTGCTAAAAATTTAAGATTAGATCAAAAAATAAGTAATAAAAATACAAAAGTTTTACTTAGAGAAGCATTTAAAGATGCAGTGCCTCCTCATATGGTAGAAAAGAAAAAATTAGGATTCCCTACGCCAATAAGAGTATGGTTAAAATCTGATTTAGGAAAATATGTAAGAAATGTTATAAATACTTCAAAAACGGATGATATTATAAATAAAGAATATGCTATAAATTTATTAGATGAACATATAAGAGGATTTAAAGATAACTCAAGAAAAGTTTGGACAGTTTTTGCATTTTGTTTATGGCATCAAATATTTGTTGAAGGAATTAGCATAGATTCTTTATAA